One genomic segment of Pongo pygmaeus isolate AG05252 chromosome 19, NHGRI_mPonPyg2-v2.0_pri, whole genome shotgun sequence includes these proteins:
- the LOC134738761 gene encoding uncharacterized protein LOC134738761: MSSCGAFVLGCSAVILILKKRPLRMGIRFQLHQDRRISSRGRSLHTAKVVPGRKRLTAGHRTQAEMQKEAHQRQADLREIALWCAGHIRPKTHSHTGTHTNGQREGKKHTDSERHREKREWETHTNAHTHTHKHTHTESYSSGTETHSPRQPLRLLGSAPDENDPRLREQPRGTQADLSLRFRGHDFWGDSSEHRPGRPEAGMPCCFPWNPPVVSSSWSALCDSWHLETFLSIPWRGQVGASESRHQSTAKEDSSLGFLHSDTAFQDTCKYRGDSEVRPMRSSVALAYASADSVNVCHRRHMGQQRNQQWCPGMCPVEGGSSDLSINAKENQRTHGNQERVYA; encoded by the exons atgagctcctgtggggcttttgtccttgGCTGCAGTGCGGTCATCTTGATCCTAaaaaagaggccgctcaggatggggataaGATTTCAATTGCACCAGGACCGACGCATCTCCTCACGCGGTCGAAGCCTTCACACAGCCAAAGTGGTACCtgggcgaaaacgattgacagccggccacaggacccaggcagagatgcagaaagaggctcaccaaagacaggccgaccTGCGAGAGATCGCTTTGTGGTGcgcagggcacattcgtccaaagacacactcgcacacaggcacacacacaaacggacagagagagggaaagaaacacacagacagtgagagacacagagagaagagagaatgggagacacacacaaacgcgcacacacacacacacaaacacacacacacagagtcatacagcagtgGCACAGAAACACActcccccaggcaacccctgaggctgctggGTTCTGCTCCGGATGAGAACGACCCTCGgctgagagagcagcccaggggcacgcaggccgacctgtccttgAGATTCCGGGGGcatgacttttggggagactcatccgaacaccgtccgggcaggcctgaggctgggatgccttGCTGTTTCCCCTGGAATCCGCCCGTGGTCTcgtcatcctggtcggccctttgcgactcctggcatttGGAGACGTTCCTGTCGatcccgtggagaggtcaggttGGAGCCTCGGAGTCCCGACACCAAAGCACTGCCAAGGAGgactcct ccctgggatTCCTCCACTCCGACACCGCCTTCCAGGACACGTGCAAATACAGAGGCGATTCTGAAGTGAGGCCAATGCGATCaagcgtggcactggcgtatgcCAGCGCAGatagtgtgaatgtgtgtcaccggaggcatatggggcaaCAGCgaaaccaacaatggtgtccaggcatgtgtcCGGTGGAAGGGGGATCAAGTGACCTTTCCATcaatgccaaggaaaatcaaagaacacatGGGAACCAGGAGAGGGTCTATGCCTGA